A section of the Hemibagrus wyckioides isolate EC202008001 linkage group LG04, SWU_Hwy_1.0, whole genome shotgun sequence genome encodes:
- the pgpep1l gene encoding pyroglutamyl-peptidase 1: MDASKPELIVVTGFGPFRQYLVNPSWEAVKGLKRVGLGANVEIHIVEIPVCYSKAQQAIAEIWHNLKPKVAIHVGIASGTKCIILEQTGKNSGYKDRDVCGICPADNCCIQGGAERLDSIIDMRSIAKCLKGLGLDVLYSRDAGRYLCDFVLYLSLHYGQRRAALIHVPACGSLASPERLVHQLQTIIQVMLCQLDAQSI; encoded by the exons ATGGACGCTTCTAAGCCAGAGTTAATTGTTGTTACAG ggtttggtcCATTCCGACAATACCTGGTGAATCCAAGTTGGGAAGCAGTTAAg GGTTTAAAGAGAGTGGGCCTTGGAGCAAACGTTGAGATTCACATTGTTGAGATTCCTGTGTGTTACTCAAAAGCTCAACAAGCTATTGCTGAAATATGGCACAATCTGAAACCAAAG GTTGCTATCCATGTGGGCATAGCCTCAGGAACCAAATGCATCATTCTGGAACAGACAGGCAAGAACAGTGGCTATAAAGACAGGGATGTGTGTGGCATCTGTCCAGCTGATAACTGTTGTATTCAAGGAGGAGCAGAACGACTGGATTCCATTATAGACATGAGGTCAATTGCCAAGTGCTTGAAAGGACTTGGACTGGATGTGCTCTACTCTAGAGATGCTGGGAG gtacctgtgtgattttgtactctatctctccctccatTATGGGCAGAGGAGAGCAGCACTCATCCATGTGCCTGCCTGTGGCAGTCTGGCGAGCCCAGAAAGACTGGTGCATCAGCTTCAGACCATTATCCAGGTCATGTTATGCCAGCTTGATGCACAAAGCATCTGA
- the synm gene encoding synemin: MFQFKKSFEGEKLQLQELNQRLGQYLTRAKQLEQENARLVAEINTIRHNKSTEWDNTRMSELREMRRLVEQLSLEKSRAEMEREKLRRELQLIKAIRSDETTLSKSLDGELKGCEKQLRYALQTNSALEERLFQLQNECALLQDAHRNQVARLRNQVHTRGLPVVTRTYSGPPALTTEEVQDYALSLSESWMETFEMYRQEVEKMEESIKADQARLEDIRREKVGYALELNKLRAEMEKHSKIQLELEEHLMGMQEKFRNDVSQYQIIVEELEQERMLLANSISEKLKDHQDLLQVKMGLGMEVAAYRALLEGEGKHAQMRSDQYSRERIIDIKLPAHPYTPRGSTMTASRPEVRRNLIGYDVWKMEPISSMRSSTLSSQFDSHKTSRILPITVSNRAQQSPAARRDMISFTKAKQASGTPSATKPVVSSSKTTKEVMEQRESIKVVSKSPPRSSPDNFQSEKQKSFSTASSVEIKSVRVVAPPMMSLNTNAEPTQKVADKKDERKDERTEADHAKATVQADATPFIQHKESNQEDEKDLKDSGNVQSKVFAGEEKVLDSVSMEEIIEKVIKPAGLDTKISSSADSKITYHVEKAEQQDGSTKTQIVLQSKVEEDLDVSDNSALEELLSKGVQKVSLEEIEGTPTGNMIHDLLRLGLENESLENKSVKVEIMEAPLESHSDKVEAEPEDIVEFKFKPYSQSSSMFFHIEEPEIEPQPAEEHENTDESVKASEYSRSGFVQVQEVSKDESLPYYSQGQDTQEYFVSTPEDNMSESEEVGGFMSYGHYGVVEDLSDERYYQEEGLTASRRYFDEGENNRESPEYVKRDITGIPECIIEEEVHVSPHIQESMLEILKEESLDPREQLKGALEQLESTVSGALKEELVSFTKAGQSSENLSVNFQKVQQSPDNGTMTFVAELNISQSLEDSGLLQNKGDDLSAEQVMEALQSSSSDLFQAHSTGASGEYTIRLSTEEVQKEEMPWMTSLEETEGLCSASEISKTEKVIRLGPNERSFTFQMDINNSASVTGTEGMDSQDQKGNGANVQEFLQTQMTDPSLKVCQEKRIATVYLDSFQED; the protein is encoded by the exons ATGTTTCAGTTTAAGAAGTCGTTCGAGGGCGAAAAGCTTCAGCTTCAGGAACTGAACCAGAGGCTCGGGCAGTACCTGACCAGAGCCAAGCAGTTAGAGCAAGAAAACGCTCGCCTGGTCGCGGAGATAAACACCATCAGGCATAACAAGTCTACAGAATGGGACAACACACGCATGTCCGAGCTGAGGGAGATGAGAAGGCTGGTGGAACAGCTGTCTTTGGAAAAATCCCGAGCGGAGATGGAGCGAGAGAAGCTGCGCAGAGAACTTCAGCTGATCAAGGCCATTCGCTCCGACGAGACCACCCTTAGCAAAAGTCTCGATGGTGAGCTGAAAGGTTGTGAAAAGCAGCTCCGCTATGCTCTTCAGACCAACAGTGCGTTAGAGGAACGTCTGTTTCAGCTGCAGAATGAATGCGCGCTTTTGCAGGATGCTCACAGGAACCAAGTCGCGCGCCTCAGGAACCAGGTTCACACCCGGGGCTTACCTGTGGTCACTCGGACCTATAGTGGGCCGCCAGCGCTTACTACGGAAGAAGTCCAGGATTATGCTCTTAGCCTGTCTGAAAGCTGGATGGAGACATTTGAAATGTATAGACAGGAGGTTGAGAAGATGGAAGAATCTATTAAAGCAGATCAGGCGAGGCTCGAAGATATTAGAAGAGAGAAGGTGGGATACGCTTTAGAGCTGAACAAACTGCGGGCGGAAATGGAGAAACACAGCAAGATACAGCTGGAGCTCGAAGAGCATCTCATGGGCATGCAAGAAAAGTTTAGAAACGATGTCAGTCAGTATCAG ATAATTGTTGAAGAACTGGAACAAGAGCGTATGCTTCTGGCCAACAGCATTTCAGAAAAGCTAAAGGATCATCAAGACCTCCTGCAGGTCAAAATGGGACTTGGCATGGAAGTGGCTGCATACAG GGCACTGCTAGAAGGTGAAGGTAAACATGCCCAGATGAGGTCTGACCAGTattcaagagagagaataatag ATATCAAATTGCCAGCCCATCCTTACACTCCAAGAGGCTCTACCATGACAGCCAGTCGGCCAGAAGTGAGAAGGAATTTAATAGGGTATGATGTCTGGAAGATGGAACCTATTTCCAGTATGAGAAGCTCCACTCTATCCAGTCAGTTTGATTCCCACAAAACCTCCAGGATTTTGCCTATCACTGTTTCAAACCGTGCCCAACAGAGTCCTGCTGCAAGAAGAGACATGATTTCTTTCACCAAAGCAAAACAGGCTTCAGGGACGCCAAGTGCAACCAAACCAGTTGTCTCTTCCAGTAAGACAACCAAAGAAGTGATGGAACAGAGGGAGAGCATCAAAGTTGTGTCCAAAAGCCCACCAAGGAGTTCACCTGATAATTTTcagtcagaaaaacaaaaatcattctCCACTGCCTCTTCAGtagaaataaaatcagtgagaGTTGTGGCACCACCTATGATGAGCCTGAACACTAATGCAGAACCCACTCAGAAAGTTGCCGATAAGAAAGATGAAAGAAAAGATGAGAGGACAGAAGCAGATCATGCCAAGGCAACAGTGCAAGCTGATGCAACTCCATTTATCCAGCATAAAGAATCCAACCAAGAAGATGAGAAAGATTTGAAAGATTCTGGAAATGTGCAATCAAAGGTATTTGCAGGTGAGGAAAAGGTTTTGGACTCAGTATCCATGGAAGAAATTATAGAAAAGGTCATAAAGCCTGCTGGCTTAGATACAAAGATCAGTTCTTCTGCTGACTCAAAGATCACATACCATGTAGAGAAAGCAGAGCAACAGGATGGAAGCACCAAGACTCAGATAGTCCTGCAGTCAAAAGTGGAAGAGGACCTGGATGTGTCCGATAACTCAGCTCTTGAAGAACTTCTTAGTAAGGGAGTACAAAAAGTTTCTCTTGAGGAAATTGAAGGAACCCCAACAGGAAATATGATTCATGATCTTCTACGTCTTGGTCTTGAAAATGAAAGCTTAGAAAACAAGTCAGTTAAAGTGGAGATAATGGAGGCACCACTGGAATCTCATAGTGATAAAGTGGAGGCTGAACCTGAAGATATTGTAGAGTTTAAGTTCAAACCTTACTCCCAATCTTCATCAATGTTCTTTCACATTGAAGAACCCGAGATTGAACCTCAGCCAGCTGAAGAACATGAAAACACTGATGAGTCTGTGAAAGCCTCAGAGTATAGCAGGAGTGGATTTGTGCAGGTGCAGGAAGTGTCCAAAGATGAGAGCCTTCCATACTATTCTCAGGGTCAAGATACACAAGAATACTTTGTTTCCACCCCTGAAGACAACATGTCTGAATCAGAGGAGGTTGGAGGATTTATGTCTTATGGACATTATGGAGTGGTGGAAGACCTTTCAGATGAGCGATACTACCAGGAAGAAGGATTGACGGCAAGTAGGAGGTACTTTGACGAAGGGGAAAATAACAGAGAGTCACCTGAATATGTCAAAAGAGACATCACAGGAATTCCAGAGTGTATTATTGAAGAGGAGGTGCATGTTTCTCCCCATATACAAGAGTCCATGCTGGAGATATTGAAAGAAGAATCATTGGACCCCAGGGAGCAGCTAAAGGGCGCACTGGAGCAGCTGGAGAGCACTGTGTCTGGAGCTCTAAAAGAAGAGCTTGTATCTTTCACCAAAGCTGGTCAGAGTTCTGAGAACCTGTCTGTTAACTTCCAGAAGGTGCAACAATCCCCAGACAATGGAACAATGACCTTTGTGGCAGAGCTTAATATttcccagagtctggaggatTCTGGACTGCTGCAAAATAAGGGAGATGACCTGTCAGCGGAACAGGTGATGGAAGCACTGCAGTCCTCCAGCTCTGACCTTTTTCAGGCTCACAGTACTGGAGCTAGTGGTGAGTATACCATCAGACTCTCCACTGAAGAGGTCCAAAAAGAGGAAATGCCATGGATGACCAGCCTTGAGGAAACTGAAGGTTTGTGTTCAGCCAGTGAAATTAGTAAGACAGAGAAGGTCATCAGGCTGGGGCCTAATGAGAGGTCCTTCACGTTCCAAATGGATATTAACAACAGTGCATCTGTAACAGGCACAGAAGGGATGGACTCTCAAGATCAAAAAGGTAATGGAGCCAATGTGCAAGAGTTTCTACAGACCCAGATGACTGACCCCTCATTAAAGGTCTGCCAGGAGAAAAGAATAGCGACTGTTTATCTTGACAGCTTCCAGGAGGACTAA